tcagtggttcgaagcgtaaatcaaactgccaaagtcacatgaactattaaAGTTTCGAAAtgcttatgacgtaatgaagcctcgtttactgaagtcatgtgattttggtgctctgaaccactgattcgaaacaaatattcgtaaagcttcatgaagcagtgttttgaaatcgcccatatAGGgctgttttaacatgttgtaaAGAATGTTATAAGcattcttataacaaaattctgttctGGGGCATTACATCCTCATATacgaaaaaaaaacagatgcatcACCCATGTAAGTAGGTGGCGGTAATCCTTCTAAGGAGTGAGCGGCCATTAATCAGACAAAGAAGAAGCATCGCTGCTCGTTCAGTCAGCGCGTTTGTTGTGTCTTCTGAGGTGAGTTCAGATATTTCGCGTGTttacacatatataaaatacactttaCAAAGTTTGTTTAAGCAGTTTACAATTTACAATGttatttctgaaatgttttttcatCGGATAAAACACTGAATGCGTCTTTTCTGGCGTCTGCAGACTAGTTCAACACGAAACGAACATCTGAGGAAAATGTTCAAGTCTTTCAGACATGGACgctttttgtgtcatttttaagTTTGTTTCATTTTACCGTGATAATGTTATTGTTGAATGTGATGTTATCTCAAACGTTAAGTTTTGATATGTGAGGGGATTTCATGAGAATAGAAACATAGCTTCGACATGCTCTTTAACGTGGCAATAAATTAATGatctaaatattttgttgttatgAACGAAGCTAGTAAATCAAACTGTATTTAGATTCATATGGACATGCAGTCATGTACAGTTAATGAGAAGAATTAGAAGAACCAATCTCTTAAGATGGATGTCATTAGTATTGTTGTAGTTTGTTTGTGTCAGATGTGATAATACTATAATCTTTTTAAGTAGagatgttttataatatttaaggGTTTATTCTGACTCAAATGCTCGTTTAAAGCACCTGatgtgtattttctttttaccACAGACACACAAAATTACAACAGAATAACTATGATAAAAGTTTACAGTGCTAATAGCCACACTAATGTCAACATATGAATGAAGTGCTCTGCTGATTCCCATGTGTTTTAACAGaattatcttctttttttcccctaacGCTCACATCAGTTCACAAACAAATGCTGGAATATTCTCGTCAGCCTACAATATACCTCATTTGTGAAAAtcaatttataaaaatgcattaaatttattattattattatttttttttcatttcaggcCTGATGGAGGAGAGTGAAGTGGAGGAGAAACATCATGTCAAAACTGGAGAAAGAGACGAGAAATGTTTCATCTGCTGTCAGTGTGGAAATAGTTTCACAAGTAAACAGAATCTCGAGGAACACGCGATGATCCACACTGAAGAGAaaccgttcacatgtgatcagagcggaaagagtttcacacaacAAGAAACCCTTAAGGACCACATGAacatccacactggagagaaactgCGTAAATGTGATCACTGTGGcaaatcatttttgtttacttCAGCTCTGAAGAGCcacctgaaagttcattcaCAGGAGAAACCACATTCatgttctttgtgtggaaagagttttaaatACAAACTGAGTCTTGAGATTCACacgaggatccacactggagagaaaccgttcacatgtgatcattGTGGGAAGAGTTTTAGACAATCATCAAACTTTAAGGAGCACATGAACctccacactggagaaaagccgtACGAATGTGATCAATGTGGCAGACTATTTTCGAGGGCTACGGGCCTAAACACCCACATGAAAGTTCATTCACAGGAGAAACCACATTCatgttctttgtgtggaaaaaGATTTTCACTGCTGCAGAATTTAAAAGTTCATGAGAAAATACATACTGGTGTAAGAGATCATAAGTGCTTtgagtgtgggaagagttttatTACAGCTGGATATTTGAAACTACACTGGAGgtctcacactggagagaaaccttacaagtgttcacactgcgacaAGAGGTTCAGACGGTCAGGACATCTGAAAACACACGAgatgatccacactggagagaaaccataTCACTGCACTgcatgtgggaagagtttcactcaaataTCTTCTCTGATCAGTCATAAAAAATACAATCACAGTAAGTAGATCATCTTCAAGTGTGAAGCCATGACACACGAGCAATTAAATCTCTTCAATATAAATCTGTCCTAACCAGCCACAACAAGCAACAGGACAAAGAAACATCATCTAAATTTGTCACACTGAATAAAGTTCATCTTCAAGACCAGCAGTTTCAACTGTGAGATTCAGATCTACTCAAAGATGGACAATATCTAAAAAGTTTTATTCTTGTATCGTTTTTCTTCAtggtataaaatataaaatagcgttagttcacccaaaaatgaaattttcgtcattaattactcaccttcatgtctttccaaacccgtaagaccttcgttcttcttcagaacacaaattaagatattttgctCATTCCTTCAAAGCAAATCTGGGCTGGGACCCACAAAAACTGTACTTTTATATCATTTTGTTGCATCCTGTATATTAAATGGAGGATTTCTAGCAAGATGTCCTGTCTTGTTTCCGAATGTTGAGCATCTACTTAATAAAGCTGAACTTGAGTCAgaacaaataattgtgttttaATCTCATATTCTCTGTTATCATTATAATTACAACCAGTAGCTCTCCtgtaaatacagaaacaaagtCTGATAATCTTTTACTTTCctctattttcattttttgaatagTGTACGCAATTACATAGCCTTTCTCCGAAGCCTTTAATGCATTAGTCCatacagtaggtggcggtaataCTTCTAAGGAGTGAGCGGCCATTAACCAGACGAAGAAGAAGCATTCTCGCTCGTTCAGTCAGCGCGTTTGTTCTTTGTTGTGTCTTCTGAGGTGAGTTCAGCAGTTAAAATATTTCGCTTATTTGCACATCTATAAAATACAGTTTACACAGGTTGTTTAAGCAACATTTACAAGGTTATTTCTGAATTGTTTTCATCGGATAAAACACTATGCGTCTGCAGACTAGTTCAACACTAAGTCGTTCAGACTTGGACggttttgtgtcatttttaagtatgttttattttacagtgataaTGTTAGTGTTGTTGAATGTGATGTTATCTCAAACGTTAAGTTTTGATCTGTGAGGGAATGGGAAAACCCTTTTAAGTTGTCCATTTAGGTCTGCAATGTTTATTAATGTGCTGTAACATAAGTTTTTAAGAAAATCGCCTTGTTTGTCCACCAGCAATAAtgcttaaattaaaattttaaccaACCATATTTCATGCTTTCAAAAGAGGTATCAAAGACCCCCcttttttaaacttaatttcAACAATAAGCATTTTGCAGAAAGATGGAGGCATGCCATCAGGCATgcctgataaataaatacactaatTTTGTCATGACAGCACTGCCTGTTGAATTTATAAGGGCTATAATTATTTATCCTCGCCTCATGAACATTTATAGCAGTGAATGCACTGAAAATCCCTCGCGCTACTCGTATGTGTCAGATATCAATGCAGAGATAAAGAGATGCACAAAGCTGCACGAAAAGATTGCATTCtcgatttcatcacccacatgatctaattcctaaatgacaattcGCCCTTGTATATTAAaccttttgacaaaaataatatcgcaacattcaaatctgtgttcgcgCTGCCACAAActtgagagagagagcagttgtcatgtttcGATAAAGAGCTCTATaaacaatcttttcaaacaCACGGTATCAATAATTCTGTTACAATATTCCAGTTATCACAGTGTATATtaagatataaacactgatgtctatgttACTGatcaaaatagaataaatcaccttttgaaagtaactgggtgcttcaaataatgactgtatcaattacattgttgtaccactaggtggcaacaaattactgttaaaaatgtatttatcactgaatcattttttttttcagaaacaagtgaagtcttcaTGAAGGTTCATTTgataacattaatgtattaactaacatgaactaaccatgagcaatacatttgttacagtatttgttaatctttgttaaccttagttaataaaactaaaGCAGTTCACAGTTTGTacgttacttcacagtgcattaactaatgttaacaaatacaactcctgaattaacattaacaacgattaataaatgctgtagaaatgcagttccttattagttcatgttaatgtagttaaagGATTAATATACTTTCAAACGAAGAAACTTATGTTAActaataggggtgtaacggtacacaaaaatgatgGTTCGTTACGTATCTCtgtattgaagtcacggtttgGTACGGATTCGGTACAGTAggagggagaaaactaaacaaaatttctttctttctttttttttttattttttttttaaataaattcaaaattcaaacaatagaTGTCGCTCTATAATACAGCAGCGCCCCTTTGAAAGTAGCAGATCAAGCACACATGAACTAATCATCTTTTCCTCTTTGCCAGTTACAGAATGAaatatgaacatcagaaggtatgtgaTACAGAACAACTTACAGAATAGCATTGTCTCAGGACACTTCCCTCGGATGTCGCGTTACCTCTTGGTTAAAACATGAATATTGATCATAATATGctgacaaaataataataatgcaataattttcacacaaaattaaatgTGATAATTTTGACTGACAATTGTGCTTTGAACTGCACAAACAAGCCAAAAACAGTGCTATCATTTagacacaaaacataaaactagCATGAGTGCGACTCACACCTACGgactaaaggcctttgcacactgagtctgaAATTTTCGTATGCGTTCTTTCGTATTCGTGATCCTAAAAATTCGTCACgcacagagaccttgcacaCTCCGATGCGTATTAATGAATTTGTTTCGAAAAAATTCgctaaataatacaaaatgaagtcttcaagcagtgagcatgatttagttgtcctctctcttcttaaaaaggcaaaaagaaagaggaaatattcgGTACATCCAATCCCGAGATTGCTTAAAGAGGAAGGAGAGTTCTACCTCATCAAGGAATTGCGTGATTATCCCGAGCATTTCAAAGTTTAattcaggatgtcagtggcttgatgctttgctagcgatactggcacactttatattctgtctctttccgcactttgtttgtcattcAGTGCTGctgctttgtgctgtagacGACGTGGATCAACTTATCAGATGGCATTGGGGATTTTGGCGTTCAcgtacggtggctctgaattgtcaaaacgtctctcaaaaTGCGTGCCACGGATGTGAAAAACGCAGAAAATCGAACCTGATCCGAATATTTTTATGACGGACGTTTCGGAGGCAGTGTGCAAACGTGATTAACATaacgtgaggtcgtatttattttttaacgtgctAAAATTTTGCATGCGAATTTCGTattcagtgtgcaaaggccttaagTGTATATCGGTTAACTTGACTGTTGGGGAAACCTACCATTTAAACTCCTATGTGATAAACATATAGTTTTATAAGTAGATTAgtatttgttaatgtattttagCAAGCAGTTCTTTTAGAAGGAAAATCATGATCTCTAAATTGATTCTTGAACAGCGCACATGTTTGTCAACATGAGAAATAATCCACAACCATTTGCAATACTGCGATTTGGTATAATAAGGTTATTATTTGTGCAGTCTTACCATACTGGTATCCCagaattaaaaatgtgttgGTTTAAATGCCTGCTTGAGGTCTTTGGGAAAGTTTTAAAGCAGTAATTTTTCCTCAtgaatgcaaaaatgaaaaataaaattaatattttatgttctGTGGAGAGCCAACCCTTCTTCATTCGCTGCGTAGTATTACTTTTGATTTGCGCAGTGTAATTCAcataattcataaaaaatatactGTCACCTAAAACttggagacttttttttttggtcacatCCGTAATGCATGTATATTTCCctcatctaaaatataaaacgaTTATATAGACGTATATTTTTCTAATGTCtggactagtgttgtcaaaagtaccggtactttggtaccaagtcggtactgaaattttgaaaatgtgatgataccagcatttctgtagtacagAGAATCCGGCTATATTCGgtagggctgtgccagtatttatGTGAATATGACacaagtgaagcacaaagcCCTGTTTACATAAGAAATAAtagaaaattataataataaaaataatacatttggaTTCATGCCGAATAAGAGAGGTACGcgagtccataaatttaagctttgtcagctttgtattctgttttgcgaatcgcgatctggtcaccTGATTATCTGAGAATTTAACattattccattagttattccactagACATGGAATCtcgtttcttttcccaaatctcaCTCACATCTCACTCATTTTCTCAGGggattataaatgtttcttccattggttcgcttttaattaggcctattgtatttgcattctttactgtggtaaagtagaaaaaagcttgttattagacttgaTAAGGCgtgtcaagtttatttgtatagcacgtTTCACACATAAACATGCACGTCTGTtaaaaaatggatgtttgagcattatttttatatttcaaaatgtatttaattgaggtatatatacacacacaaacacacacacactccaaatgtttaaatgttttatttacttgtgtttattatttatgatgGTAATCATAACACTAGTCTGGACTCCTTTAGTAAGggattatgaatatataaacaGATGGTTCagtatgttggtattaattgcATTCTCTGAGGATTTATATTTCAAGTTTTGACTGCAAATGTCACGTCCATACTGGAATAAGTTCTTAAGTAGAGATCAGAACATATCCAATGAtcccaataatctttgtgctctGTTAGTTTTATACGAAAAAGGTCTAAACTTTCAAATTCAGTTGATTTTATagcaaaattcaaacaatagaTGTCGCTCTTTAATACAGCAGAGCCCCTTTGAAAGTGGCAGATCAAGTGCGCATGAACTAATCTTCTCTTCCTCTTTGCCAGTTAAAGAATGAaatatgaacatcagaaggtatgtgaTACAGAACAACTTACAGAATAGCATTGTCTCAGGACACTTCCCTCGGGATATTGCGTTACCTCTTGGTTAAAACATGAATATTGATCATAATATGctgacaaaataataataatgcaataaatgtGATAATTTTGACTGACAACTGTGCTTTGAACTGCACAAACAAGCCAAAAACAGTGCTATCATTTAGACACAAAACATAAATCTAGCATGAGATGTTTTTGACAATATTTAAGGGTTTATCCTGACTCAAACACTCTTTTCAAGCACCTGTGTTTTCTTTTACCACAGACACCCAAAATTACTACAGAATAACTATGCCAAAAGTTTACAGTGCTAATAGCCACACTAATGTCAACATATGAATGAAGTGCTCTGCCGATTCCCATGTGTTTTAACAGAATTATCATTCTTTTCCTAATGCTCACATCAGTTCATAAATAAATGCTGGAATATTCCCATCAGCCTACAATATACCTCATTTGTGGAAATCAGTTTatgaaaatgcattaaaatgattttttttttttttcatttcaggcCTGATGGAGGAGAGTGAAGTGGAGGAGAAACATCATGTCACAACTGGAGAAAGAGACGAGAAATGTTTCATCTGCTGTCAGTGTGGAAATAGTTTCGCAAGTAAACAGAATCTCGAGGAACACGCGATGATCCACACTGAAGAGAaaccgttcacatgtgatcagagcggaaagagtttcacacaacAAGAAACCCTTAAGGATCACATGAtcatccacactggagagaaactgtTTGATTGTGATCAATGTGGCAAATCATTTTTGTTTGCTTCATCCCTGAAGAGCCACCTGAAATATCATTCACAGGAGAAACCACATTTGTGTTCcttctgtggaaagagtttcacatgtAAACAGAGTCTTGAGATTCACacgaggatccacactggagagaaaccgttcacatgtgatcattGTGGGAAGAGTTTTAGACAATTACCAAATTTTAAGGAACACATGAACctccacactggagaaaagccgtACGAATGTGATCAATGTGGCAGACTATTTTCGAGGGCTTCAGGCCTAAACACCCACATGAAAGTTCATTCACAGGAGAAACCACATTCatgttctttgtgtggaaagagATTTTCGCTGCTGCAGAATTTAAAAGTTCATGAGAAAATACATACTGGTGTAAGAGATCATAAGTGCTTtgagtgtgggaagagttttatTAGAGCTGCAGATTTGAAAATTCACTGGCGgtctcacactggagagaaaccttacaagtgttcacactgcgacaagagattcagaCGGTCAGAACATCTGAAAACTCACgtgaggatccacactggagagaaaccgtatcACTGCACTGCATGTGGGAAACGTTTCACTCAAATATCTTCTCTAATCAGTCATAAAAAATACAATCACAGTAAGTAGATCATCTTCAGATCCAGCACTTTCAAGAGTGAAGCTGTATCCTCATCAAACGTGACACAATAATACTATCGAGCATTAAAATCTCTTcaatatacagtgccctccgtAAGTATtgagacagtaaagacaaaattgctctTGTTTCCAtcttttgaaatgcttttccagGCCTTTAATGCAGCCGTTTTCAACGGTTGCTTGTTTTGGGGAGTTTC
The DNA window shown above is from Ctenopharyngodon idella isolate HZGC_01 chromosome 10, HZGC01, whole genome shotgun sequence and carries:
- the LOC127521138 gene encoding zinc finger protein 160-like isoform X8 → MEDIESKEEKHRHVKTTEKTHSQTESISLPKRGDKRCFTCRQCGKSFAHKQSLEFHMRMHTGERPFTCDQCGVSFRQKSHLTMHMDIHTGEKRHTCDQCGKSFAQKGSLGKHMIIHTGEKLHECDQCGKTFLRASGLKDHLKVHSQEKPHSCSLCGNSFSRLQILKEHQKIHTGVRDHMCFECGKTFTRAEHLKSHQTIHTAEKPYKCSHCDKRFKWSGSLKQHEMIHTGEKPYKCSHCDKRFSCSGHVKAHERIHTGEKPYHCTACGTSFTQSSSLRTHTKKYHSLMEESEVEEKHHVKTGERDEKCFICCQCGNSFTSKQNLEEHAMIHTEEKPFTCDQSGKSFTQQETLKDHMNIHTGEKLRKCDHCGKSFLFTSALKSHLKVHSQEKPHSCSLCGKSFKYKLSLEIHTRIHTGEKPFTCDHCGKSFRQSSNFKEHMNLHTGEKPYECDQCGRLFSRATGLNTHMKVHSQEKPHSCSLCGKRFSLLQNLKVHEKIHTGVRDHKCFECGKSFITAGYLKLHWRSHTGEKPYKCSHCDKRFRRSGHLKTHEMIHTGEKPYHCTACGKSFTQISSLISHKKYNHSK
- the LOC127521138 gene encoding zinc finger protein 239-like isoform X14 codes for the protein MEESEVEEKHHVKTGERDEKCFICCQCGNSFTSKQNLEEHAMIHTEEKPFTCDQSGKSFTQQETLKDHMNIHTGEKLRKCDHCGKSFLFTSALKSHLKVHSQEKPHSCSLCGKSFKYKLSLEIHTRIHTGEKPFTCDHCGKSFRQSSNFKEHMNLHTGEKPYECDQCGRLFSRATGLNTHMKVHSQEKPHSCSLCGKRFSLLQNLKVHEKIHTGVRDHKCFECGKSFITAGYLKLHWRSHTGEKPYKCSHCDKRFRRSGHLKTHEMIHTGEKPYHCTACGKSFTQISSLISHKKYNHSK
- the LOC127521138 gene encoding gastrula zinc finger protein XlCGF7.1-like isoform X12, with product MEESEVEEKHHVTTGERDEKCFICCQCGNSFASKQNLEEHAMIHTEEKPFTCDQSGKSFTQQETLKDHMIIHTGEKLFDCDQCGKSFLFASSLKSHLKYHSQEKPHLCSFCGKSFTCKQSLEIHTRIHTGEKPFTCDHCGKSFRQLPNFKEHMNLHTGEKPYECDQCGRLFSRASGLNTHMKVHSQEKPHSCSLCGKRFSLLQNLKVHEKIHTGVRDHKCFECGKSFIRAADLKIHWRSHTGEKPYKCSHCDKRFRRSEHLKTHVRIHTGEKPYHCTACGKRFTQISSLISHKKYNHTTTNRTKKHHLNLSH